The following DNA comes from Fusarium fujikuroi IMI 58289 draft genome, chromosome FFUJ_chr03.
GATATGCAGATCTGCCATAATGAATTTCTGGTACACGTCTACACCTAGGTGCCGTGTGCCTAGGTGCTGGTGGATATCAGTAGAACCTTATAAGGGCGCTGTACCAAAGCGTGACGTTCGAGAACCGTTATGCTGAACTCAAAATACACTCCGAGTGAGGAGGAAAAGGTCCTGAAGACCATTGGATATATTCTTCAGAATTGAGGTTGAAATAAGCTTCGTTCGTATGCCTTCATTTGTCCAACGTTCAACGACTTTGAGAAAGTGGGTTCCCATAAATCAACACGAGACCTTGATAAAGggtattaaaataacctaaGTAAAGACATCCTAAATTTATCCTGAATTTATgccaagttacctaagtcttttcatcatttaggatcatgATCCTGACCTGTATTTCCTCCCCCAGGTACCGCTGTACATAGACGGCGGACCTACAGCTTCATGCCCCGCTCCGAACGAAAACCCACTCCAACCCCGAAAACCGTAAACGCGTCTCCTTGGCCGACGCGTCTTCCGTCTTCCGGGGCGTCCCACTCATTCACTTTCAACCAAAGGCTGCCGCTCGGTCCCGGAGGACCGCATGTATGTCTCTCTGCCTGACATCTACTGAGAACTGCAAACTCAGGAAATTCGCCAGCATATGGAGACGGATATAGATCCCGCCTCGGCGGGCCACCAGGAGATTCGTCTTCTCGTTGACGAAGTTATTGAATGTGAGTGAGACTGCCCGAGCAATGTACAAAGGCCTTGACTTACATTCCGCGTAGCATCCAAAATACCCGCCAAAACACGCCAGACCAACGTCAAATCTACTATTGCTAGTCTTACCTCACTATCGTATGAATGGGGCCTTTTGCCTCAGAcccttgatgatctcatcattctcGTCACAACTCCAAATCACCTTGACCAAGCAAGTCAAGCTGCTATCATCCGAAACCTGTATCCCGTGGCACCTATCTCTCGAAAATCTGTGCTTCAAGTCATCTCGTGCCTTGGACACGGAGCCCTCAAGCCATCTCTGACTCTCCAGGCTGCTCTTCTCAAGTGGCTCATCACAGTACACCACACTTTGGAGTCACCACAAACGCTTTCTCAAACCTACTCGGTTCTATTCAATCTCCTCGATACCGCGGCCACTCGGcaagttttcttttctttgccGCGAGCAATCCGCTAACTCTGGCCAGACCTAACCTCAGCCACCTCCTGGCTCTCATTACCAGACGCAAACATGTCCAGCCTTTCAGAATACAAGCCTTGTAAGTATTGCAGTTGAAGACGCCTGGTCATTCGCTCACACATCACAGGCTTAGCCTTTCCCGGCAAACTGGACATGACCCGTCCTTGATCGGTCTTCTAAGAGTTTTCAAAGACTATTACCCTGAAGTTATTGTTGGAGACGCGGTTCGGGGCAAAGCATCCTCCTTCAAGGCTCGTTTTTACTTGTCTTTTTACTACTGCCCTTACTGACCATTTTTCAGCACCCTGATCTGCAATGGCGAGCAAGGCTCGACGAAATCCAGGATGCACATCTTCACCAAACAGAAAAAGGCACATTACGACCTCGAGATGGCTTCCGTGTTCATCGCCCTATAGGGCGTAGTACTAGAAACAGAACAATCCCTGTAGTCCACACGTCTTATGTGGCAGAGGTTCGTCTGCAATAACGTGCTGTGCTGCGTGAAAAAGCACTAACTTTGCTAGAATTCTGTTACATTAGAGGAAATCGAGAATGTTGCAAGTTTCGTCAAgaatcttgacaagctcgaaCTCCCCAATCAACTAGTGGCTGTTCTGGCAGATCCTTTGTTGCAGAAGCTCATGCTTCTGAGGCCAGACGGCGAATCTGAGCAGAGACTAGTCAACTGGCTCAATGGTGTGCTGCAAGATGTTCGTGATGGCGATGCAGACGAAAGCACCTTCTTTGACATGCTGGATATCCTACGGGAATATGTTATTTCTACCAAGGTATGTTTCTTGTTGACTTGGCTAAAGGTAAATCTGACCAGGACCAGAACCTTCCTCCTCTCCTACTTGACTTCTTTGCACGCTTTCTTCCGCTTTGGGATGGATCTGGACGTCGCGATGCCATATTTGAGATCTTATCTTACTCCCCATTACTGGACTTCCAAGGTCAGTTCAAGCCGCTCCAGACTGACTCGTCACGCTGACACTCTCCAGGGCTATACAAGCACATCTTTCAGCCCCTAGAAGCTGCCACTCTTGACAATAGCCCGGAATCTCTGCTAGCGCTTCTCGCCCTGTACAAGAACCTTCTTCACCACTGGACAGTTCTGCTTGAATCCAGTGACACAGTACCAGATCATGCCAGTGGGACTATCACAGCCTTGGTCCGACACGTTAATCCACTTGCTCTCACACTCTGCCAAACATGTCCTTCTGTCTCATCACGTTCTGCAATTCTTGACTTCTATGAGCGAAACGCCAGACTCGTTAGTCATCAGGTCCTCAAGCACTACATTTGCATCGAACTACCCCCTTCATCCCTCATTTacattctcttcttcagcagtTCTGCAGCCATTGTCTCACGCATGTGTGCCATTCTCGCCTTTTACAAGAAAGGTTTCGAGATGGCCATGCTCACCAAGCCGGGGCGTGAGAAAAGTAGCCGCATTGACTCTACATCATATAACAGGACTTTTGTCAGCCTTTTCAATGGCTACCTTATGGACATGTGCAATTGCTTTTGGCGTGGCAGGGCTTTTACTAACAGTGACCCCAACGCACTTGGATGCATGATTCCGAGGAGCCTCGTGCCTGTTCTGTCATCGTATGTGACTTCTGTGGACGAGGCTCATACTCTagcatctctcttctcattgTCACACTCGCCACTCCTGAGCTTGCAAAGCAAACGATGTATTAGAGGTCTTGAGGATGCCGAAGTCGATAGCGATTCTTCATTGCGCACCAGGCATGAGGGACCGCCGACACAGAGTAGCCTTGGGCAATTGGCAAGTTCCGGGGGGCTACGCATCTCGTGGCAGGATTATAGGATCAAGGTGCTCGAGGCGCTGACTGCTAGTGAACTCGGAGGCATTACAGATCTTTTGAAGAACACAATGACAGTTCTGAGGAGATTAATAGACGGCGAGGGCAGCTCCAGGCCAACCACGTCGCAGTCATTTCAAtgaatggtgatgagaaaatGAATATCTTGTCCTTTGTACCATATGTTAAATTATGATCAGCCTGGTCTAGTTTGGCCAACTCTTGGTTGAAATTTACCGTGCTAAGCACTTCCAGTGCCATATCGTTCCGTCGTCATGCATCAAGTGTTGAAAAGAACAAACGCCGCAGAATACAGGGTTGAGGACTGTTTCCCTTCGAGTCGAACGCCATGCATGAGTGACCAATGCCACCAAATCCTCCCCGTATTGCGACCCTACGCCGAGAAATGCAGTTGAGTGCTATCCGTCTTTCCAAACTCCAACCCGAAAACAAATGAAATTCGGGGCGATTGTTAAGAATGCCCCGAAGTAAGAAGAACCTCCGCAAGAAATAGTTCATGCTTCGCGCTGCTTAGACTCGTCGCCATAACCACCGATCTGGATGCCTCCAAACCCATAGGTCTTGCCTTCAGGGCCACGTTTCATATTGCTCCGTGGCCCCCGCTCCTTCAAGTCCTCTCGAAGCCAGCTCAGGACAAGCTCTCCGAGACGGCTATTGCCGGAGGCACCCACAGTACCATCGATGGTAGCGAGCATCTTGTCAGCCTCGTCCCACTCCTTGACAGTACCAAGGTGCATATGAGCAAGATGAGTCGGCCAACCAGCGAGGTTGTCCAGAATATGAGTGGCGTAGACGATGGTACATTCCCGAATTTCCGTCTCACGCTTGAGCCAAGCCAGAAACTCAGCACGACTCAGAACGTCGAGATCGACAGTGATTTCATCGAGGAGCAGAACCGTCCAGGGTCTCAGGAGACCCATGGCAAGCTGGACTCGACGACGCTCACCATCTGAAACAGCATGCATACGCCAATTAGTGTCGACGTCAAGCATGGCGACCAGCTCGTCTCGTCGATCAGGGTATgcatctccaccaacagAGCGAAGCAACTCATTGACGCCGATGTCAGTTCGGACAATGGGGTTAAGGACCCATTCCAGTCCAAGATAAGTGAcaccctcaagaccctctTTGAAGGGATCTACACCGCAGATAGAGATGGTGTCACTGGGCGCAAGACGTTTGCCGGCAAGAAGACGAAGCAGAGTTGTTTTACCGGCTCCATTAGCACCAATCAGAAGGGTACGAGACCGCGGAGGAAGATCCAaagtgatgttgttgacacCAGTCGAGTAGTCGGGAAAAGTGTATGAGAGGTTGTTGACTTCAACACGGGGAGGCTTAGGAGGAGGTGTCATGATGAGCTCCAGAGGTGGTGACGTCTTGCGGGAGAGAACGAGAGAGGCAGAAGGATGGCCAAATTGAGAGGTTAGGGCAATGGGAAGAGGATTGAAAGTATTCCTGGAACATAAATTTGTGAGAATATGATATTTATATAATCAGATAGTACGTGTCATGAGAATGGCGAGTCAGAGATTTCTGTTCCCCCTCCAAATTAGGTACGATACGAAGATTGGTTACCTCAGCCGGTGACAGGCGGGATCCGTTGGACATGAGGATTCCTGCCCATCACCTGAACCCCGCTATCGTTTATGGCCGCACTCCACTATCGTTGTCGTTTCCAGTTAGTGAACCCTCCGCCTGAGATCCAGCACGTCATGACACCTGAGACCCATCGAGTCCCTTATTAGTGGAATGCTTGCCCACTAATGGGCCCTATCAGTTCCCTTATCCGTTGCCTAGCCACTTTACGCCAACTCGCGTCTAATCGTGGGACCAAACTTCTTCACGCGTTTTCATCCTACAGGTGGAAGCTTCAATTTAGCTCTTTGTCAAGTCAATTGCACGACTACGATACATGACAAAACTTGCCACTACCTGAAACTTCCCGTACACCCTTCAGCCGCTTCATTTGCACCGTCAACCTGCAAATACTCCCATTTCGGGGCCACTCAACATGGTGACcctcgaagatgtcgaggGGAGCCTCTTGCGAAAGCCGTCGTAAGCTGTGCTTTGTTACCCATCCAAGCAAGCACTGGACTGACTCGAATCCCTCAGTGAAACTTCCCACCAAGTCCCTACCCGGAGCGTCTCCGTTTACAAGCCCCTACAATCCTTTGTACTCAACAAGCAACGCTCTTACCAACAGCAGTATGGCGATATGTACTTTTTGCGCCTCACCAAGATAAAACCAGCTATCGACAAAGTAGCCGCAGAGGCCTGGACAGGCACAACGattggtgaagaggaggcaCAGAGAGTTGAAAGAGTGCTTGATGTTCGGCAGGGAGAGCTGTGCTGGGTAACTGGCACCGTATACATGGAGATGCCACTGAAGCCGAATATTCTGGAGGACGTGTCCAAGGATGTATGCCATATCAGTTGCCGATCGACTATGAAATGGAATGCTAATGTGTCCGTAGCGTTGGATCTCCGCTCCTATTCTGACACCTAAATATTTCTCCCAAGACGACCAGGTCATGTTGGAGGATGAGTCGGGCCGCATCAGGCTGGTTGGCGATGTGTTGAAGACCGTAAACTTGGTCACTGGATGTATTATCGGGGCCATGGGCACCGAAAACGCCAACGGCGAATTAGAGGTCATTGACATCAAGTTCCCTGACCTGCCTCCACAACCTGACCGTTGGAATCTTTCGAAGCCCAATTCagaaaaggccaagacaaaggatgaagatgaggatatggCTGATGCTTCTGAAGCCAAGAAAGGCAAAAGCAAGGTTGCTATTGTGTCTGGCTTGTCTTTCTCAGGCACTGATGCTTCTCAcgcccttgagcttcaactCCTTTCCGAGTACCTGCTCGGTGAAGCTATGACCCCTTTAAGCCAGATCGATGCCTCTCATATTAGCCGCCTTGTCATAGCAGGAAATTCCATCTCGACAACAGACCGCAAACCTCCTGCTGCAGACGAGGTACTTCCAGAAAAGAAAGCCCAGAAGAAGTACGGCTACGACGCCAGCGCCTACAACCCACTCCCCTCCCAACTCTTCGACGCGTTCATTGCTGAACTTCTACCATCCATTCCTATCACTATGCTCCCTGGTGCTCAGGATCCAGCGAACGCTAGTTACCCGCAGCAACCTGTACATCCAGCAATGTTCCCTGCGGCACGAGCGTATGCGCGTGACCCAACAGCTCCAGCCACCCAACCAGGCTGGTTTGACACTGTCACAAACCCATGGGAAGCGGAGCTCGAAGGATGGAGGTTTCTTGGTACTGGTGGCCAAAATGTCGACGATGTTTTCAAGTACGTCGGCAGCGATGACCGTCTTGGCATGATGGAAGCTATGTGTCGATGGCGTTGCTGTGCCCCGACTGCACCCGATACGCTATGTGAGTACATGATGACCCAAATTTTGATGTCTCGAGGCTAAAACATTGGACAGGGAGCTACCCGTTCCAGGACGATGACCCTTTTGTGATGCAGACTTGCCCACACCTCTATTTCGTCGGCAACCAGCCACACTTCTCCACCAAAGTTATTCACGGACCTGAGGGTCAGTCCGTAAGACTTGTGACCGTACCGAGTTTTGCAGAAACAAAGGAGCTGGTGTTGATCGATACAGAAACACTTGAGGTGGAGAGGGTcaagatatcttcaacataGGTAATGTGATcaaaagatggagatggtgaATAGAATAGGTATGGCGAGATACCCCGAATCGTAGTTAATTAAGTACGCTAAGCTATCTGTGAGCAAGTTGATTGATCATCCATCCGTCCATTTCTTATCAGAGTATTCGCCTCGACTTGCCCCTTACTCGTTGCTTCCACTAAGGCACGGATCTATCTTCTATCAATCATAGAAATCCGTCTTCAGGCTCGTAGTCCGACTCCTGgtcttcgtcctcttcgtcctcacTCTCCTCCCACTCATCGTGTTCCTGGATGTGCAaatcgtcttcatcgtcgtcattcGCTCCAGATAGAGCACCGCCAGCGTTGCTCTGCTCGCCATCGTCGTTCTGGGCGGACTTCTCGCAAACCTGGAGAATGAATTTACTGAGCTGGGCCATTCTCTGTTGGATCCAACAGAGCTTGTTGTAGCGGAAGTTCCTCATCTTAGCATCCGTTCTGAAAAGATCCCTGCTCTGACCTTTGGCGTCTCTGTCATCGCTTTCATCCTCTCTTTTGTCCTCAAGCGCCTGCAACACGAGTTGCCTGTGAAATCGCAGTTGGTGGGTACGAAGAATGAGATCAGTCGAGGAGGGCCAAGCACCATTGCTGAGATGCTCGTTCAAGATCTGAACATGTATTCTCTCACAAGGTAGTGCCCTCAATGCGATCATCAGCTCCGAGGTTGGCTCGAAAAAATCGACAAAGGTAAATTTGCCTTGTTCGAGCCTGGGGCTGATGACGATCTTGAGCGTGTGGATGTTGGCATTATAAGGGGTCTTGGCAAACATCTTGATAGCATCGACCATGAATTCCTTCGTAATGGCAGTGGAGCGACTGGGGTCGGCCTTGACCGTGATGAAGCGAAAGTATTGAGCGTATTTGGCAGTGTCGATAGTCCCAGGCTCGTGGACTGGCAGTAGCAAAGGATTGGCGTCTCTGTCGGCGATGTTTTCCTGGTCTCTCATGCCAGGCTCAGGGACATATATGTCGTCATTGACTAGGTCCTGGATGTTGGCCATCCCGTGATATTGAGTAGGCGCATCCCGAAGAAGGTAGAGAAAGATATTTTCGCCGTACATGACGCCTCTCGCTTCGACAAAGACTTTCTTGCACACCATGAGGATGCTGATGTCAAGGCCAGGGTTCTTTCGCTGGTACACGCGCCTCCAGCTATCGTAAACAAGAATAGGTTTGTCCGACAAAAGAAGACCTCGATAGATCTGTTCACGAACCTCGGCGGGAAGGCCCATGAAGCCGAGACGTCTGCGGTTTTTGTCCTTGATCCTGATAGGGAGTCTAGGTCGAGGccctggagctggagctggagctggggaACTGCGGATAACCCCGCGGCGACCTCGTTGAGCACGGTTTCGATAACGGGCCGGAATGGGATTGATATTCCTCGGCAGCAGCACCAGAGCTCTACCTCGACGCGAACTTGGATCCCGTTGGTAGGCGTTGGGGATAGCAGGAGGAGGTGCCgtctcatcttcgtcaaACGAGTCTTCTTCAGGAGTTGCCTCACGTGGTCCCCAGACGAATTGATTTATGGGAATTCCATACTTCTTGGTGAAATCTGTCAAGAGCGGTGCTTCGATGATCaccttgttgttgttggacgCTTTAACTATCTGTGAGTCTCTGTCGGGCTGAGCCTTATGACGCTTCTTGGGGGGTTCGTTGTTGGCGGCCATCGAGCTTCTCTTGTTTCCGGTTGAAACGGCCGAGTCgctcgaggaagatgggCTACCTGGTGCAGACGGGctacttgaagaagatgaactgCTTGGCGAGGATGAGCAGGTCTTAGATCGAATGACCTGGCCAACTTGAGCCCTGGTCATCGTTATCTGCTTGACATTGCTCGTGGGCGCCATGGTGTGCAATGTAGGTGCAGAAGATTGAAGGAGTTGGATAGCTTTgagtgagggtgaggagagaatgaaatgaGTAGTGTTGGGCAGAGAGGTAGTGGCGTTGTGGGGAAGATGTGAAGAGATGAATGTggaggaaaggaagaggacgCTTTTATATTGAGATAAGGGGCTGGTGATTCACTGCTACATTTCCACGAACACTGGACCAAGAGGCACTGCATTCAATAAGTCAAGCAATCCATCATATAGTTTCAGCCATCTCTGGTTTCTATGTTTTTCTGTTGTTCCAATTCAGCCGATCAGCCCCTTTTTATGTTGACGATGTAGGAAGAGTGCAGACCGGTGTTAGCATTGCTACATCCCTAGTTTGAGGCATGAAGTCGACTTCTGCCCAGGCGTTTGCAACCTTTTGGCAGAAAAGATAGCGGCGATGGGATTAAAGCAACTGATACCGAGAAGCGACCGGCCGCAATATAGTCACGACTGGGTGCCAGCCTTACCACTACCAAACGTTAAGAACACAAGAGGCGAATCTTGACAGAAGGTTACATGTAAGATAAGCACGACAGTTTAAAGGGATGAATAACATATTGCGAGTGAGGCATCTCAAAGACATGACACCGCATCAGCGGGTGATGACAGGATCAAGTGATTTACCATGCCAGGGGAGAACTGACAAAACCATCAAAGGAGTTGCAGAAGTCCAAGAGACAACACCGAGGCCATTATGGAGCATATCAAGGCCGTGGACGACACAATCACCAATAGAGAGGTTTAGCAAGTTTTGGGAGACCAAGGCGTTAACCTCTAGCTCACGCCCATAAACCAGGGCCCCATGAACGCTTGAAGAGTCTGTTTTGGGTGTTATATtcatgatgttcttgaacCGAATtgtgagaagagaaaagtGTATCGATGATCACTTACCAGTCACTTGCTCCAACCATAGGAAAAAGAACGAATGGCTACACCTGGCTAGATATAGTTGCAATGAAAGTCGCAAGAGGATGTATTTGGAAGTTATCTATCCAAAAGTAAGATATCGAAACCGATTGATGGAAAAGTTTGTAAAGTGATCTCGCCAGTTAATTATCAAGACAAGCAGACACTGGACGTCTTCAAACGATTGCTTCAGTCCGAAGTTGTCAGCGCACTCTTACAGCAAATGCAGGGTTCAAGGCTGTAACCCGAGTTCCCCCTTGTAGATATTCTAGAGCCATATTATACAGGTCAAAGGGGAAGTAAACtctctaggggaggaaagaaaacccagggccttgatcctaaaGTATGAAAAGCCTTAGGTAATTTGgtataagtttaggatatctttactaaatttaggataccttttgctaagtttatttttgaTATCCTCTATTAacgtctgatgttttcttgctccccaaggACTCCCTCCTTCATCTGACTCGGACAGTCAAAAGGCTAGAACCCTTTCGAAGGCTTGAGATGCAATTATCACTGTATTTGCGCCTTTCGTTTGGCAAGTGGATACAGCCAGGGAAATATTTGGGGTTCCAAGCCAAACTCCGCAGTGCGCTAAAAAACAGAAATTCAATAACACTCTCGACAGCGTTCTACGGAGTCTTCGTGGTTCTCGCTTGGCAACTAGGCATCTATAAAGATCAATGTAGCCTTTTTCTATCGACTCTttatctcttcatcttcaagaaaTTCTGATCATAACACGCTGTTCCTCCGAGTCGCCTTGACTTCCATTCGAACCTTAATCGATCATTGGAGTCAAAGTGGCAACAGTATAGCACCTCAAACTGTCAACAAAGGCGATTAAATTCAATTGCCATCATGGGCTCCCTCGGCTCTGATGCAAAGCTACCATGGATCCGGACACCGTGCCTCTTGAATCCTCAACTGTCCCGCGTGGCAGGCTGGTGAGCTTCACCGTCACGACATAGTTCAAACCAACTAACATCATCTGAGCAATGTGTacctcaagcttgagaaTCTTCAACCCTCAGGCTCTTTCAAGTCCCGCGGCATTGGCAACCTTATGACCCAAGCGGCTGGTGCTGCCACTGGCCCGGTCCACTTCTACTGCTCATCTGGCGGCAACGCTGGTCTGGCATGTGCAACTTCTGCCCTCTCTCTGGGTCAAAAGGCGACTATCGTGATTCCTACCATCATTACTGAGCTCATGAAGggcaagcttctcgaccttgggGTGGAAGTACACCAAAAAGGCAGGAATTGGGCCGAGTGTGATAAGTACATGCGTGAGGAGCTATTGGCAAACGATCCCACGGGCATATATGTCCCACCTTTCGACGATCCTCGGGTTTGGGATGGTGCAGCAACCATGGTCGATGAGATCCGAGATCAACTTGAAGAGCCCGTCGAAGGGATTGTCTGTAGTGTCGGAGGCGGCGGTTTGATCAATGGCCTGATGCAAGGTGTTGAGGGCCGTCCCtggcaagacaagaaaccAGCTGTTGTGGCCGTCGAAACGAAGGGAGCAGACAGCCTCAATGCAAGCGTCCTTGCCAAAGAACACGTAACACTCCCTGAGATGACCTCGATCGCAACGTCTCTGGGCGCCACCAGAGTGTCAGAGCAGACTTGGAAATGGAGCCAGCATTCTTCGGGCACCATGAAGAGCCTCGTTGTATCTGATGCGGATGCTGCCATTAGTGCCGTGCGCTTCGCTGACGATGGGCGGCATTTGGTTGAAGTCGCTTGCGGTGCTGCCCTGGCCCCCGCTTATCGTGGGGATTTGAGAAGAGTGCTTGGACAGGGCATGTCCGACGAGGAATGGGGTGAGAAGAACGTGGTGATCGTGCTTTGTGGTGGCTCGAATGTTACTCTGGGCATGCTCAATGAGTATCGGGATAAGTATAAAGGGGAATCCTCGATCAAGATCTGAGTGGGCCCATAGAACATACACATATACACATATACACATAGAGACGGGAGTGGATGGATAAATAGACGGTTGATTATCAGAACTTCCTTGCAAGCTGCGTATCGCTAACCGTAATCTCTGACTCCCGTCACCAGTCAAGTCCCTTTTGTTGCGCCAAACTCCCAGATACCATCCCACAAGCCTAGCGTTTGCTCGCACCCCCTCTTCCCTTTGCAGTTCCCTTTTCTGCCTTGGCCTGGTCAACAAACTCTTTCATGATCTGGTGCAAATCGGGATTCTTTCTGGCGAGAAGCAACACATCGTCTGTTGTCACTGTGGACCGTCCAGCGTGGTTGCTGAAACTCTCCAGATCTGTGGCAACGTTCTCTGCTTCTATTCAGCACCCGGTATATCCCGATACAAAACTGAGAGAGGTGATTGTTGCTTACCGATTTGTGTCCAGACTAGCTCTGTGAGTGCGCCGATGAACTGTGGTGTGGCATTTCGGTTACGGCGTAgagactcttcatcaactatTTGACCAACTGCGTACCACAAGGCAGCCTTGAGGCGCTACACTCAATTTATTAGCTATCGGTAGAATATTGCCAGGAAAGAAGCAAGTATCCCTACCTCTCGATCTTCGTCACTAGTTGCGTCTGCCATCTCGATTTCCTTTTGCTGGGTCAATAACACTCAATTGTTCGATGAAAGATAACATCCAATACTACTGAACGTGTTTAGTAGACGCGTGGTGGGGTAGTAGCATGCTGCACACACCTACGGATGGTGGGGGCACGTAGCGGACGACAGAGCTTCACTAAGAATTGGATAGGCAGGTAGTTGGTATAAAGGAAACTCCCCGCCTGAAATAACAAATCCGAattgagagatgagagaagtAATCTATTATTATGGCGCTAACAGTAGTTCATTCGGGATGGCCACGCATGTTATGCCTTTATGCTCTGTATACGGTTTGCCAGACAAAGCACATAGTAGATGATAATTTGTGATGCTTCTTTAATGGTACTGTcaggagaatgaaatgatgcAGGCTTGCTTGTAAGATGTCTCTCCGCCTGTTAAATTCTCCTACTTGACTAAGTAGATTCCTAGTAGGGATACCAGGCTCCCATGGCAACGAAGCTGTAAATTAAACCAAGGTCgttgaagaaagaatatGGCTAATGCAGGGACATCCAGATCCATTTACAACCTCAGcttggggagcaagaaaatatcagaccttgacacatggtgtcaaaataaactcaacAAATGATATCATAAACTTCTACTAAGCTACCTAGGTCTTTTTTTTCACTTAGGATCGAGGCCCCCTAGAACCTTTAGCTAGATGGCCTACCCTTGTCACGAAGTTCGGAACTTGAGCAGTTCTTAATCAAACCTTTCGGCAGTTCTTGAACCCCCCCGGTCCATCTCTTCTTGTTCAGGTCTGGTTTAGTAGGTAAAACTTCCAGTTGAGTTGATCTCCCGGTCTCAGTCGTCATTGGCGTTCAAGTTTTTTTCAAGGTTGACATCATCAGAAACCTGAGACTGATGATCGACAATGGGTAGTCTGCCCCACCGAATATGGGTGAAGGCTATAGCGGTATGAAAAGCATTCAGTTTTCTATGTTCGTGTAATAATTGAGGTAGATATCTGTTTGCTTGGAAGCTCTAATAGTGTTCTTCCTCCTGTTTAAGGATGGTTCTA
Coding sequences within:
- a CDS encoding related to ATP-binding cassette (ABC) transporter; this translates as MTPPPKPPRVEVNNLSYTFPDYSTGVNNITLDLPPRSRTLLIGANGAGKTTLLRLLAGKRLAPSDTISICGVDPFKEGLEGVTYLGLEWVLNPIVRTDIGVNELLRSVGGDAYPDRRDELVAMLDVDTNWRMHAVSDGERRRVQLAMGLLRPWTVLLLDEITVDLDVLSRAEFLAWLKRETEIRECTIVYATHILDNLAGWPTHLAHMHLGTVKEWDEADKMLATIDGTVGASGNSRLGELVLSWLREDLKERGPRSNMKRGPEGKTYGFGGIQIGGYGDESKQREA
- a CDS encoding related to dna polymerase delta small subunit, with the translated sequence MVTLEDVEGSLLRKPSETSHQVPTRSVSVYKPLQSFVLNKQRSYQQQYGDMYFLRLTKIKPAIDKVAAEAWTGTTIGEEEAQRVERVLDVRQGELCWVTGTVYMEMPLKPNILEDVSKDRWISAPILTPKYFSQDDQVMLEDESGRIRLVGDVLKTVNLVTGCIIGAMGTENANGELEVIDIKFPDLPPQPDRWNLSKPNSEKAKTKDEDEDMADASEAKKGKSKVAIVSGLSFSGTDASHALELQLLSEYLLGEAMTPLSQIDASHISRLVIAGNSISTTDRKPPAADEVLPEKKAQKKYGYDASAYNPLPSQLFDAFIAELLPSIPITMLPGAQDPANASYPQQPVHPAMFPAARAYARDPTAPATQPGWFDTVTNPWEAELEGWRFLGTGGQNVDDVFKYVGSDDRLGMMEAMCRWRCCAPTAPDTLWSYPFQDDDPFVMQTCPHLYFVGNQPHFSTKVIHGPEGQSVRLVTVPSFAETKELVLIDTETLEVERVKISST
- a CDS encoding related to L-serine dehydratase, which produces MGSLGSDAKLPWIRTPCLLNPQLSRVAGCNVYLKLENLQPSGSFKSRGIGNLMTQAAGAATGPVHFYCSSGGNAGLACATSALSLGQKATIVIPTIITELMKGKLLDLGVEVHQKGRNWAECDKYMREELLANDPTGIYVPPFDDPRVWDGAATMVDEIRDQLEEPVEGIVCSVGGGGLINGLMQGVEGRPWQDKKPAVVAVETKGADSLNASVLAKEHVTLPEMTSIATSLGATRVSEQTWKWSQHSSGTMKSLVVSDADAAISAVRFADDGRHLVEVACGAALAPAYRGDLRRVLGQGMSDEEWGEKNVVIVLCGGSNVTLGMLNEYRDKYKGESSIKI
- a CDS encoding related to apoptosis-inducing TAF9-like domain 1 family protein, putative, which translates into the protein MADATSDEDRERLKAALWYAVGQIVDEESLRRNRNATPQFIGALTELVWTQIENVATDLESFSNHAGRSTVTTDDVLLLARKNPDLHQIMKEFVDQAKAEKGTAKGRGGASKR